Genomic window (Musa acuminata AAA Group cultivar baxijiao chromosome BXJ1-9, Cavendish_Baxijiao_AAA, whole genome shotgun sequence):
ACGTTGATCATAAAGGATAGCTGGACTATCATTAACATTTCTTGATCATACAAAGCCAAGTTCTGATGAACAATCTCAATATAATGCAACATAATTGATTCATagcttattacatttacttcacCCTTCACATGCATGGTAAACGATGACAAATCCAAGTATCAATCAAACACAATGGATCATAGATAGATGCCAATTCAACCAATCCAACCCGGAAGAAGAGCCCAATCCTTGTGAAACAACAAGCACACCAATCAAACACACAATATGCCCTGAGTACCGACTCGCAAGCATTGATTCAGATCAGAGTTCGGGGTTTCCTCACAGAGGTGGTTTAGCTGTTGGGGGCGGCAGCGGAGGCCGCGGCCCTCGCCTTGGCAGACTCGACCATTCGCCGGCTGATCTCCTGGGAGTACACGTGGAGGACCTCGATCCCGTCATCGTCGACTCCGCCGCCGACTGACGCCGCGGAGGCGGCGGAAAAGGCCTCCTCCTCGATGGTGCCGGCGACGGCGGCGGCCTCGTCTCCGGGGAGGGAGCCGTAGCGCTTGGAGAGGACAGATTGGGAGGTGAGCGTCTCCACGAGGCGGTGGAGCACCGCCTCCCGCGTCCGCTGCGTCGGAGGCCAGATCTTGAGGACGAGGAACGGGTAGCCGCCGCCCGCCGCCGTATTCTTCTCGATTTCGCCCTTGGCCTCCGCCGCGGCGCCTTCGGCCATGGAGGGCGAGGGGGCGGTCGACCGGAACGCGAGGGGAGAAGCAAAAGGGGCGAGGTCAGAAGGCTGGCGGCTTTTGTGTTGGGGTCGAAGTGGAACCGAACCGTGTCGGCCCAATCGAAGTCAGCCGTGTCAGGATCGTCAAATCTGGATCGAAGCCCAAACTTGTGTCCGGTCCAGGTCAATCCGGACGCAGTTCGAACCAGACCGAGCCCGGTCTGGGTCTGGATCGAACTGCGGCAACACCACAACAGCCCAAGTCGTCTTCCCGCTGCGTCTGCCCCTCCGCTTCGATCTCTGGCTCCATCCGGAGAAAGAAACGCCGGACAAGAAAGGAGCATGGCCACTTCCAGGCGCTCGAGAGGTTTGCTAAGAGATCCGAGCTTACTTATGCAACTATAGAGATGACCCCATCGGTTATCATCGCGTGACTTCCTCCTTCTTGGGCGAGAGGGGAAAAATCCCCATCGTCCTCTTCAGATCCTCCGCCTCCTCAAGCTGGtccttcttcctctcctgctgctgctgctgctccgtcTTCTGGGGCGCCCTCCTCTTCATGCTGGTCCTTGTTCCTCTCCTACTGCTGCTGCTCCGTCTTCCGGGGCGGGAACCTCGGCCCCTGCAGTCTCCGCCGGTGGTACTATCTGGTCGAGCGGGTTCTTCTGGTGATAGTTCGTGTTTTCCTTGGGATCGTTTTGATCGAATTAAGAACTCAACGGAGGAGTTTGCAGTTTTCTCTATAGATGAACTCTCTGAATGGTATAAGCCTTGGGAGCCTTCTCTGGTGGGTCATTTTTTGCTCCGACCGCCTCCGGCGGAGGTTATTCGGGCTATTGTCAGCCGGCTCTGGAACCTATCTTCCTCATCGCAGGTTCTCGACATGGCCCGAGGTTTTTTCTTGTTCAGATTTGAGTCAAAAATCGGATGCCATGAAAATGCGTTTACGCTGATGGATGGCTCTTCTAAACCGGAGGAGGAGGCCGGAGGGGCTGGTTACTTGCTGCGATCCAGTACTGGAAAATGCGTTTGGTCCGGTGGCTCCTTTTGCCGGATGTTGATGGCTGGGAGGCAGATGACCTTTTAAGTTTGGGATGGAAGCTGCACCGAATGAGGGAGGGGATTACTCACTTGGTGGTGGAATCGGACTgtgagtttttttttcttcttcttattttatgAGTTATAAATCTGATCATATTTCTAACTCATCATCACATCTTGCGGCATGTTGTAGATTTCTATAGTAATATGTAGTTTgatatttttgaagaaaaaaaagaaagaagagatggATCGATCTGTTTCCGAGCCTTGAATTGACGACGGAGTTAGAATCAACCCTTAATGCATTATCCCAATAATCGATCAAAGCCTTTCGCGACCTCTCTGTAAATGCAATAATTGACCATGGTCGGGTTTACCCTAACTAGATAGTAGGTTTTCGTTAAACAAAAGAAAGTACGAGTCTGAAGGACATTTTATTTGTAGTTGGTGTTCCTAAATACTGcgataaataaaatatatctcGAAAATCTACttgtaattaataaaatattgtttGAATAACTTTTTATTTGAAGAATATTTTTCACTGTGATCGATGCTGGCATAGTGAATCTTGCATGCCACATCGTCGTTTGATACGTCATCGTCATGCCATTGTCATGTTACGCTcagagagggaggagaagacaACGAAGCTTCCTTCTTATTATGTATGACCAAAAAGATAATTACAAACTTCTTGTTTGTCATTTATGACTAGAAAGATAATTATAAGTTTCCTTCTTATCATTCATGACCAGAAAAATCATTATCGATGTAGTCTAAGACGGAACGTATTACATTATGTGATAACAAAATGTGTGACGTTGTAAAAAATGTGGCACATTACGAATTCAAAAATGTTTTACCACTAAGGCCTCCCTAAGGGCACCAATTATTGAGTGTATCTTCAAGTTACCACTGTtacaaattaagaaaaaaattattatttaagaaAAATTACATCAATTAGATTAGTTCTCTATATTCAAAATGAGACACCAACCTATTAAAATAAAGGATTAATATGGTAAATACACCCGACATAAGGAATAAGTCGAGTATACTAACCCGACAACTCTAAAACAAAATACCAACACAATGAAAGGCTAGGAGTTAAGACATGGTGGCAGGTCAAGACTATCGTCAAAGAGCACCTCGACTGCCATCGAGATTTTTTGATCCTCAGGGTAATCAGTGAATGGGTCCTCCTCGAGCTTTTGCTTGGGATACCTCACCTTGAAACGAGCTAAGATAATTTGGTACCCGAACTAATACGAGACGATCCTCATCCTCTGTAAACCCCTTTTAAACCTGGCATATGCCTTGTAATTGATGGTCGCCTCCTCTCGATATTTCGGTATTATGCGTCACTTGGCCTCCAATGCATCCCTCAGATCCCGAGCTTCCTCATTGGTTGTCACAACCTGCTCACCAAGCTCTGAGTTGTACACCCTCATCGAATCCAGCTCTTGGGTGAGCTGCAACAAATTGTCCTCTATGGCCTGGTTATTGCGTTGGACTTCCTTCGGTTCTTGGCGAGGCACAGTTCGACTTCCCCAAGTTGTTGTGCCAGCTCGGCCCCTCAAGTCTCCACCTCGGCAACAACAGCAAGAGCTCCCCCaccccccacacccccccccccaacccccacccccccccctctctctctctcctttagcCCCTCGATCTCTTCCCGAAGATCATCGATTACAAGGGCATGTTGGTGGATGATAGAGCCAACATCATGTACACGGTCGATAAGGGCCGTTACGTAGTGATGGCGCTGCAAATAAAAAATGAATGGATGAGTGAAGTGAACCTAACTAACCAGTACTTATTGCAAAAGCGAGTGTTGATCAAAACCTTCGAAGGGGAATGATAAATCTATTTCACCACCCCGGACATAAGGATATACGATAGTACTGCTCTAAGACCGTGCCATCGCCCGACACCTTATGCTCCTCATGTAAACCCTCCCATCTTAGTTGTAGCGGTACTCCGAAGGTTGAGTCTAGCAGGTCAGCTATTTGTATAGTCGCAAAGTGCAAGGGTTTGCTCTTACATAAGTTGAACATCGGCTTTAGTCTATCCCCTCTTTTTCTCGAAGAGGACTGAGAACTTAGAGAACCCTTTGAAGGCATCGATGTTGCGAAGGTAGGAGGCTCCTTCTCGGGAATTGACTCCTCGGGTTCCCGACCCCTTCGAGGATGAGGCATCTTCCTCACGATAATATTTTGCTTCTTTCTTGGCTTATCAATTCTAGCTTGGTGGTTGGATCGAGTCAAGCCCAATGGCTCACAGACAGTGGTCGGAGCCAAAGAGGCCACCATCATGCTCGAAGAGGAGCCAAACACTTTCCTCTTCAAAAAATACAGATTCATATCTATAAAGGATCACAATCACAAGGTCAAATATGCTCAAGATACgtgagttgggaaaacccgaCCCACATGAAGAGAAATTTGTCATGACGCAAGGTCAAATATGTCCGAGGTTTATGAGTCAGAAAAACCCGACCCACGTGAAGAGAAATTCATCACTATAGAGGTGCAAGACCAAATGTGCTCGAGGTGCAAGTTAGGAAAACTCGATCTTTATGAAGAGAAATTTGTCATGATAGAAGTGCAAAGACCAAATGTGTCTGAAGCGTGTGAGTCAGGAAAACCCGACGTGCGTGAAGAAAAATCCGATACAACGGAGGCGCAAGGCAAAATGTGACCGAGGCACGTGAATTAGGAAAACCCAACCcatataaaaagaaatccatTACGACGGAGGTACAAGCCAAATGTGGCCAAGGCACGTGAGTCAGAAAAACTCGATATACATGAAGAGAAATCCATCACGGTAGAGGTGCAAGGTCAAATGTATTTGAGGCATGTGAGTCAAGATAACCCGACCCGCATGACGAGAAATCCACAATGGTGGAAACGTAGTGCAAAACGTGCTCAAAGCACGCGAGTTGGGAAAACCCAACACATGAGAGAATCTCAAA
Coding sequences:
- the LOC135592765 gene encoding WPP domain-containing protein 1-like; translated protein: MAEGAAAEAKGEIEKNTAAGGGYPFLVLKIWPPTQRTREAVLHRLVETLTSQSVLSKRYGSLPGDEAAAVAGTIEEEAFSAASAASVGGGVDDDGIEVLHVYSQEISRRMVESAKARAAASAAAPNS